In one Vulgatibacter incomptus genomic region, the following are encoded:
- a CDS encoding glutaminyl-peptide cyclotransferase: MAKARAVAGEPAEIVREYGPFPGADLAHGVTFDGALVWYATGEKLQAFSPETGEPVRTLDLAGDAGTAFDGENLYQLMEGRILKIDPGTGAVLSTIPAPGMGRDSGLAWAEGSLWVGQYRDRLIHRIDPETGAILRTIESDRFVTGVTWDDGELWHGTWEGDESEIRQVDPESGEVLQRHALPQGAIVTGLESNGAGLFYCGGGESGKVRAVRRPRKKA, encoded by the coding sequence ATGGCAAAGGCGAGAGCGGTCGCGGGTGAGCCAGCGGAGATCGTGCGGGAGTACGGTCCGTTTCCCGGCGCCGACTTGGCGCACGGCGTGACCTTCGACGGCGCGCTCGTCTGGTACGCAACGGGCGAGAAGCTGCAGGCGTTCTCGCCCGAAACCGGCGAGCCGGTCCGCACGCTCGATCTGGCGGGCGACGCGGGCACCGCCTTCGACGGCGAAAACCTCTACCAGCTGATGGAAGGCCGCATCCTGAAGATCGATCCGGGAACGGGGGCGGTGCTGTCGACGATCCCGGCGCCGGGCATGGGCCGTGACTCGGGGCTCGCTTGGGCCGAGGGAAGCCTGTGGGTCGGACAATACCGCGACCGGCTGATCCATCGGATCGATCCCGAGACCGGCGCCATCCTGCGCACCATCGAGTCGGATCGCTTCGTCACCGGCGTCACCTGGGACGACGGTGAGCTGTGGCACGGCACGTGGGAGGGCGACGAGTCCGAGATTCGGCAGGTCGATCCGGAGAGCGGCGAGGTGCTCCAGCGACATGCTCTGCCGCAGGGCGCGATCGTGACGGGCCTCGAGTCGAACGGCGCCGGGCTCTTCTACTGCGGCGGCGGCGAGAGCGGGAAGGTGCGGGCGGTCCGCCGGCCGCGGAAGAAGGCCTGA
- a CDS encoding DNA-binding protein translates to MDVVIDVAARALRVGDPLAALKRIALRDDAPALALRGIALAQLGELGEARVLLRKAARAFGTREPLARARCIAAEAEVALAARELGGGDRALDDAVDVFESKRDRSNAVHARLLRARRLLLLGRVSEAELESSALQLHGAPAMLRARAGLLEFEISLRQGRAGAAHFALERARRAARDARVPALSAEIERASQALRQPAARWIEAGVDRSIDLREVEALLVSRRLVVDSCRRTVHEDGEQLTFARRPILLAILRALAEAWPNEVARDELIRIAFGFLRANASHRARLRVEVGRLRRELGAMAEIRATKGGFVLSPRRAHGVAVLAPPVEGADAALIALLADGASWSTTALALALGASSRTVQRTLASLEAAGYVVGRGRGRARRWVAAPISGWTTAIWLPALPVVD, encoded by the coding sequence ATGGACGTCGTGATCGATGTGGCAGCTCGGGCGCTGCGGGTTGGCGATCCGCTCGCGGCACTGAAGCGAATCGCGCTTCGCGACGACGCGCCGGCGCTCGCCTTGCGGGGGATCGCCTTGGCTCAGCTCGGCGAGCTCGGGGAGGCGCGCGTCCTCCTTCGCAAGGCCGCGCGGGCGTTCGGGACCCGTGAGCCGCTCGCGCGAGCCCGCTGCATCGCGGCGGAGGCCGAGGTCGCGCTTGCCGCGAGGGAGCTCGGCGGGGGTGACCGCGCGCTGGATGACGCAGTCGACGTCTTCGAGTCGAAGCGCGATCGGAGCAACGCCGTCCATGCGCGGTTGTTGCGCGCCAGACGGCTCCTATTATTGGGAAGGGTGTCGGAAGCCGAGCTCGAGTCGTCGGCACTCCAGCTGCACGGGGCGCCGGCGATGCTCCGCGCGCGGGCGGGGCTGCTGGAATTCGAGATCTCTCTGCGGCAGGGCCGCGCCGGGGCCGCGCACTTCGCCCTCGAACGAGCACGGCGCGCAGCCCGGGACGCACGCGTTCCCGCGCTCTCCGCCGAGATCGAACGTGCGTCGCAGGCGTTGCGGCAGCCGGCCGCGCGATGGATCGAAGCCGGCGTCGATCGATCGATCGATCTGCGCGAGGTGGAGGCGCTCCTCGTCTCACGGCGGCTGGTGGTCGATTCCTGCAGGAGGACCGTGCACGAGGATGGCGAGCAATTGACGTTTGCGCGACGTCCCATCCTCCTCGCGATTCTGCGCGCTCTCGCCGAAGCCTGGCCCAACGAGGTCGCGCGAGACGAGCTGATCCGGATTGCCTTCGGTTTTCTTCGCGCGAATGCCTCCCACCGGGCGCGGCTGCGCGTCGAGGTCGGACGCCTTCGCAGGGAGCTCGGCGCGATGGCCGAGATCCGCGCGACCAAGGGTGGCTTCGTGCTCTCGCCTCGACGCGCTCACGGCGTGGCAGTGCTGGCGCCCCCCGTCGAGGGTGCGGACGCGGCGCTGATCGCGCTCCTCGCCGACGGCGCGTCGTGGTCGACGACGGCGCTCGCGCTGGCCCTGGGCGCGAGCTCGCGGACGGTGCAGCGGACGTTGGCGAGTCTCGAGGCGGCAGGGTACGTTGTCGGGCGCGGGAGGGGGCGCGCACGTCGCTGGGTCGCTGCGCCGATCAGCGGTTGGACGACGGCGATCTGGCTCCCCGCGCTGCCGGTCGTGGACTGA